From Candidatus Methylomirabilis limnetica, a single genomic window includes:
- a CDS encoding porin yields the protein MDQRKWWVRGVVLGSALLLAPVGAWADKLTELEQAFETQQKSLQQLQQEMHRLRQDRTAQQDEMSRRVMEVEQKAQAAAASSLLTGYEPGKGFFLKSADDQFRLNLSGYVQNWMQVEGSKEDEHFPAGSVASGNARHDASTFKMRRARIILSGTIYKDFGFHIEPELVSGGQGTRLEAAFATYTYAPWAKVKVGQFRDMYSLEMATASQDLDFAERAVVVRALAPDLQMGLMVSGNLKLANVLPVYYGLGIFNGCGRVDQCATDNDGDKEYTGRFAFSPPMPIGNLTIGLNADHRNFDIVRGNGARDLVTSPVGGASTAHRFNPIGPTGVTLAGNGNGLQNGFLINGDRNTGGVDFVFDWYPFILKGEYHYASQRRNGLGVGGSDLDDLTMQGTYGTIGYWIFGNKRNGLLANTRYEFLRVDDSEGTFNSATTGAATEQTLEMQSGTLGLTWYVNPSVWVRGNYIVTDLSPNRNQVGMSNSHGSNVAQQGIAELMVKF from the coding sequence ATGGATCAAAGAAAGTGGTGGGTCCGCGGTGTCGTCCTGGGCAGTGCCTTACTGCTCGCCCCGGTGGGGGCGTGGGCCGACAAGCTCACGGAGCTCGAGCAGGCATTTGAGACACAGCAGAAGTCGCTACAGCAGTTGCAGCAGGAGATGCACCGTCTACGGCAAGACCGGACCGCGCAACAGGACGAGATGAGCAGGCGCGTAATGGAGGTGGAGCAGAAGGCCCAGGCGGCCGCGGCCTCGTCACTGCTCACCGGGTATGAGCCCGGGAAGGGGTTCTTCCTGAAGTCAGCCGACGACCAGTTCCGACTGAACCTGAGCGGGTATGTCCAGAACTGGATGCAGGTTGAAGGGTCAAAAGAGGATGAACATTTCCCCGCTGGATCAGTGGCATCAGGAAATGCACGGCACGACGCGAGTACCTTTAAGATGCGCCGTGCCCGGATCATCTTGAGCGGCACGATCTACAAGGACTTCGGCTTCCACATCGAGCCGGAGCTCGTGAGCGGCGGACAGGGCACGCGGCTCGAAGCAGCCTTCGCCACCTACACGTATGCCCCGTGGGCCAAGGTGAAGGTCGGTCAGTTCAGGGACATGTACAGCCTCGAGATGGCAACGGCCTCTCAAGACCTGGACTTCGCCGAGCGGGCGGTCGTCGTCAGGGCGCTTGCCCCGGACCTGCAGATGGGTCTCATGGTCTCGGGCAATCTGAAACTCGCCAACGTACTACCCGTCTACTATGGATTGGGAATCTTTAATGGCTGCGGCCGGGTCGATCAGTGCGCCACCGACAACGACGGCGACAAGGAGTACACCGGTCGATTTGCCTTTTCACCCCCGATGCCCATCGGGAATCTCACCATCGGCCTGAATGCCGATCACCGTAACTTCGACATCGTGAGAGGTAATGGCGCTCGCGACCTGGTGACGTCGCCCGTAGGTGGCGCCTCGACGGCTCACCGGTTTAATCCGATTGGTCCAACCGGCGTCACGCTAGCCGGTAACGGTAACGGCCTCCAGAACGGCTTCCTGATCAACGGGGACCGGAACACTGGCGGCGTCGACTTCGTGTTCGACTGGTACCCGTTTATTCTCAAGGGTGAGTACCATTACGCCTCCCAGAGACGTAATGGCTTGGGTGTTGGCGGCTCGGATCTAGACGACCTCACCATGCAGGGTACGTATGGGACGATCGGCTACTGGATCTTCGGCAATAAGCGCAATGGCCTGCTGGCCAACACGCGCTACGAGTTCCTGCGCGTCGACGACAGTGAGGGCACCTTTAATTCTGCCACGACTGGCGCGGCCACCGAGCAGACACTGGAGATGCAGTCTGGCACCCTCGGTCTGACTTGGTATGTCAACCCCAGCGTCTGGGTGCGGGGTAACTACATTGTGACCGACCTCAGCCCCAACCGGAATCAAGTCGGAATGAGCAATAGCCACGGCAGCAACGTTGCTCAGCAAGGGATCGCTGAGTTGATGGTTAAGTTCTAA
- a CDS encoding helix-turn-helix transcriptional regulator, producing the protein MAHPGTGSKRLARTRRTDRRQETGVRAGDAVTPRVDEEGEHRSVVDKKASQDEPGGTQPAESLRAAFRLFEETADGVFISSPSGEILFCNRAAETILEASAQQVVGQECREFFNGRDANGNQLCQWPCPLKMSLNRGDLIQHFEMATRTRTGKPLWIDVSCVALPCDDNQPPTVAHLFRDVTAAHQLEVLVRQQLAQTQLATSEDVLPPIVELTRRELQVVTLMRTGATTAAIAEQLFISKTTVRNHIQNIFSKLKVHSRLEVVAYVNEITRREPTTREKAGPAPGATKEPPKAA; encoded by the coding sequence ATGGCGCACCCAGGCACCGGATCGAAACGGTTGGCGCGGACCCGGCGGACGGATCGTCGGCAGGAGACCGGAGTTCGTGCAGGTGATGCGGTCACCCCCCGTGTCGACGAGGAAGGCGAGCATCGGTCTGTCGTTGATAAAAAAGCCTCGCAAGACGAGCCAGGAGGCACACAGCCTGCGGAATCACTGAGGGCTGCCTTCAGGCTTTTCGAGGAGACGGCCGATGGGGTATTTATCAGTTCACCGTCGGGTGAGATTCTGTTCTGCAACCGGGCCGCTGAAACCATCCTGGAAGCTTCCGCGCAACAAGTCGTCGGGCAGGAGTGCCGCGAATTCTTCAACGGCCGTGACGCTAACGGTAATCAGCTCTGTCAGTGGCCTTGCCCCCTCAAGATGTCGTTGAACCGCGGAGACCTGATCCAGCATTTTGAGATGGCTACTCGGACGAGGACGGGCAAACCGCTGTGGATCGATGTGAGCTGTGTTGCCCTTCCCTGTGACGACAACCAGCCTCCGACGGTCGCCCACCTCTTCCGTGATGTCACTGCGGCACACCAGCTTGAGGTTCTCGTTCGCCAACAACTGGCTCAGACTCAACTCGCGACGAGCGAGGATGTTCTGCCCCCCATCGTTGAACTGACTCGGCGGGAACTGCAGGTCGTCACCCTGATGCGGACTGGCGCAACCACGGCGGCCATCGCGGAGCAGCTTTTCATCAGTAAAACTACGGTGAGAAACCACATCCAGAACATCTTCAGCAAGCTCAAGGTTCATTCTCGGCTGGAGGTCGTGGCCTACGTGAATGAGATTACGCGGCGAGAGCCCACGACTCGCGAAAAGGCTGGACCGGCGCCGGGAGCCACGAAGGAACCCCCCAAGGCAGCGTGA
- a CDS encoding nitric-oxide reductase large subunit, whose product MSPNPNEAVSKAKMHRTFAQALLIKKYWWLHALIVTAISVIGLIALGVWTYAGAPPLVNFVSSTTGEVVIPEWEMNRGKQVFFLKGLMTYGSFWGDGAERGPDFTAEALHRTSLSMGTHYRNEIAKTRAVTQDDEDMIKTRVAREIHTNLYDSAAGVIRLNDAQIFAYHELNTHYTRMFTDRTYVEAFQNGRIESYIKNPADIKALTGFFFWGGWVSGANRPGEVYSYTHNWPYDPAVGNFPTYATYIWSFLSIFVLFLGTMLVLYVYGEMKTLPGEPFNGRDWSLTTVDLENKGDAYVRPTQRATYKFFAFAVILFLVQILAGIISAEDFIGGGPVDAMLGMVGLTIPFSVARGWHLIVQIYWFFMAWVGYTIFFLPRISKVPNGQRFLINLLFTLCVIVGAGALFGIYLGHTGFFANDEMAYWFGSQGWEFLELGRFWHVLMLISFCLWVFIIFRAVKPWLTSQNMWSVPAWLFYGSAIMVLFLFFGMFMTPQQNFAISDYWRWMNIHMWVEVTFEVFTTCIVGYMLVQMGLVNRAMAERVIFLAVMMFLVTALIGISHNFYWIAKPTGIIALGSVFSTMQVLPLLLITLDAWKMRTERVKAHEAVAEGKQRFVMDGVWTFILAVNFWNIFGAGVMGSMINLPIINYYEHGTYVTSNHAHGAMFGVKGNIAIGGMLFACQHLFQRSAWNEKLIKTVFWSLQIGLVMMMMMDMFPVGLYQVAAIIQHGFWYGRQQSFITNEVWHTLTLLRAIGGAVFLFGGVLPLTWFILSRGTRMVREAATVEEGEWTIYDKEKAKEREAWAASDEAF is encoded by the coding sequence ATGAGTCCTAATCCTAACGAAGCTGTCAGCAAGGCGAAGATGCACAGGACCTTCGCACAGGCCCTATTAATTAAGAAGTATTGGTGGCTTCATGCTTTGATCGTTACGGCAATCAGCGTCATCGGTCTCATTGCTCTCGGCGTCTGGACCTACGCGGGCGCTCCCCCGCTGGTGAATTTTGTGTCGTCCACTACTGGGGAGGTTGTAATCCCGGAGTGGGAAATGAATCGTGGGAAGCAAGTGTTTTTCCTGAAGGGCCTGATGACGTATGGCTCCTTCTGGGGGGACGGAGCCGAGCGCGGACCTGATTTCACCGCTGAGGCCCTCCACCGCACGTCCCTCTCTATGGGCACGCACTATAGAAATGAGATCGCGAAGACACGGGCTGTGACCCAAGACGACGAGGACATGATCAAGACGAGGGTGGCACGAGAGATCCATACGAACCTGTATGACTCGGCGGCTGGCGTCATTCGTCTTAACGATGCCCAGATTTTTGCGTATCATGAGTTGAACACTCACTACACCCGGATGTTTACGGATCGAACCTACGTAGAAGCATTCCAGAATGGCAGAATTGAGAGCTACATCAAAAACCCAGCAGACATCAAGGCCTTGACGGGCTTCTTCTTCTGGGGCGGCTGGGTTTCCGGGGCGAATCGACCGGGTGAGGTCTACAGCTACACCCACAACTGGCCATACGATCCAGCGGTGGGTAACTTCCCGACGTACGCGACGTATATCTGGAGCTTCCTTTCGATCTTCGTGCTGTTCCTTGGCACCATGCTCGTCCTGTACGTTTACGGGGAAATGAAGACCCTGCCAGGCGAGCCGTTCAATGGGCGGGATTGGTCGCTGACCACGGTTGACCTTGAAAACAAGGGCGACGCCTATGTTCGTCCCACCCAGCGTGCGACGTATAAGTTCTTTGCTTTTGCCGTGATCCTGTTCCTGGTCCAGATCCTGGCAGGTATCATCAGCGCAGAAGATTTCATTGGTGGTGGGCCGGTTGATGCGATGTTGGGCATGGTTGGGCTCACCATCCCCTTTAGCGTTGCCAGAGGCTGGCATCTTATCGTCCAGATCTACTGGTTCTTTATGGCCTGGGTTGGCTACACCATCTTCTTCCTGCCCAGGATTTCGAAGGTCCCGAACGGACAGAGGTTCCTGATCAACCTGCTCTTTACCCTGTGTGTTATCGTCGGGGCAGGCGCTCTGTTTGGTATCTATCTCGGACATACGGGCTTTTTTGCCAATGACGAGATGGCCTACTGGTTCGGGAGTCAGGGTTGGGAGTTCCTGGAGCTCGGGCGATTCTGGCATGTTCTCATGCTGATCTCGTTCTGTCTCTGGGTCTTCATCATCTTCCGCGCCGTGAAGCCGTGGCTCACGAGCCAGAATATGTGGTCCGTACCGGCTTGGCTGTTCTACGGCAGCGCGATCATGGTGCTGTTCCTGTTCTTCGGGATGTTTATGACCCCTCAGCAGAACTTCGCCATCTCCGACTATTGGCGGTGGATGAACATCCACATGTGGGTTGAGGTAACCTTCGAAGTCTTCACCACCTGTATCGTTGGGTACATGCTGGTGCAGATGGGTCTGGTGAACCGGGCCATGGCCGAGCGGGTGATCTTCCTGGCGGTCATGATGTTCCTCGTCACCGCCCTGATCGGTATCTCTCACAACTTCTACTGGATCGCCAAGCCAACAGGGATCATTGCACTGGGCAGCGTCTTCTCCACCATGCAGGTGTTGCCTCTGCTCTTGATCACCCTGGATGCCTGGAAGATGCGGACGGAGCGGGTCAAGGCCCATGAGGCTGTTGCCGAGGGCAAGCAGCGCTTCGTGATGGACGGCGTTTGGACGTTCATCCTTGCCGTCAACTTCTGGAACATCTTCGGCGCAGGCGTGATGGGCTCAATGATCAACCTGCCCATCATCAACTACTATGAGCATGGCACCTACGTCACCAGCAACCATGCCCATGGCGCCATGTTCGGCGTCAAAGGCAACATCGCAATTGGCGGTATGCTGTTTGCCTGCCAGCACCTGTTCCAGCGCTCTGCCTGGAATGAGAAGCTGATCAAGACCGTGTTCTGGTCGCTGCAGATCGGCTTGGTAATGATGATGATGATGGATATGTTCCCAGTCGGTCTGTATCAGGTTGCGGCCATCATCCAGCACGGCTTCTGGTATGGTCGGCAGCAGTCGTTCATTACGAATGA